The segment ATAGCATTAAACATGTCAAATAATTTAAAAAAACATTGATATTAATTTACCGGATTGGTATTGCCAGAATTTTTGGCAGATATAATAACGAATTAAGTGTGCAAGTATAAGGATAAATGATGAAACTACAAATTTTAATAAAGTAATTTTTGAAAATTATTTTAAATGAGTGACAATTAACTATTAATAACAACTTTCAGAATATTGTTATCATTCAGACAATTGCAGCACGGTTTTTGCAAAGAAAATTGTTAATAAATTCATATGTTAGTAAACTATAATTAGTATATGTAACATTTGAAAATTAAGTTCGTAATTATTGTTTGAAATCAAATTAATAAAAAATGAGACAACTAAAAATTACCAGGCAGGTAACTAATCGCGACACTCCATCTCTTGATAAATACTTGCACGAGATTGGAAAGGTTGAATTAATTACTGCCGACGAGGAAGTTGAGCTTGCGCGAAAAATTAAACTGGGCGATCAAAAGGCGTTAACAAAATTAGTTAATTCTAATTTACGTTTTGTAGTTTCCGTATCAAAGCAATACCAAAATCAAGGATTAAGCTTACCTGATTTAATTAATGAGGGAAATTTGGGTTTAATTAAAGCAGCTTTAAGGTTCGACGAAACAAGAGGTTTTAAATTTATTTCTTATGCAGTATGGTGGATTCGGCAGTCAATTCTGCAGGCTTTAGCAGAACAGGCTCGTATTGTAAGATTACCATTAAATAAAATTGGCTCAATTAATAAAATTAACAAATCATTTTCAAAATTAGAGCAACAATACGAACGCGAACCTACTGCCGACGAAATTGCAACTGATCTGGACATCGGTCAAAAAGAAGTAAAAGAATTTCTTAAAAGTTCAGGAAGGCACGTTTCAATGGATGCTCCATTAAATTCTGAAGACGATGGAGATATGTATGACGTTCTTTCATCTAATGACGAAGAATTACCTGATAGTGATTTAATTTCAATGTCATTAAGAATGGAAATTGAAAGAATTCTTACTACACTTTCTCCACGCGAATCCGATATTGTTAGACTTTACTTTGGTTTAAGCGGCAAACACGCATACTCTTTAGAAGAAATTGGCGAAGAGTTTGGATTAACCAGAGAAAGAGTAAGACAAATTAAAGAAAAAGCAATCAGAAGACTAAAACACACTTCAAAATCAAAACTTTTGAAATCGTATTTAGGTAACTAACAACAAGGAAACCATTATTAAAGAGGAAATTCAATTTGAGTTTCCTCTTTTTTTTGGAAAAATTTAAAATATGGTGTCATTCATAGCAAAGCGAAGAACAGTTTCTAGCGAAGCTAAAACTAGTTTGGATTTTGAACCAGATCCTTCGTTTCGTTTCACTTCTCCGCCGCGGCGGACTGGATGACAAAATAGACTACAATAGCCACAATTAAATCTTTTGATTAAATTATTAATTTATCTAATTTTGTTAAAAAAAATCATGATTGCTCCTTCCCTGTTATCGGCAAATTTTACAATCTTAAATGATGAAATTAAAATGCTTAACCAAAGCTATGCCGATTGGATTCACCTTGATATAATGGATGGTGTTTTTGTACCGAATATAACTTTTGGTTTTCCGGTTATAAAACAAATAAAGAAAATTGCAACAAAACCACTTGATGTTCATTTAATGATTGTTCAGCCTGAACGCTATTTAAAAGAATTTAAAGAAACAGGTGCTGATATTCTTACTGTTCATTACGAAGCATCAGTTCATTTACACCGAACATTAGAAGCAATAAAAGCTTTAGGAATGAAAGCCGGAGTTTCATTAAACCCTCACTCACCTGTTAGTTTGCTTAATAATGTAATTGAAATTGCAGATTTGGTTTTACTAATGTCAGTGAACCCTGGCTTTGGCGGACAAAAATTTATTTCTGAAACATACCAGAAAATTTCAGATACTAAAGAACTTATTCTGAAAAAGAATTCAAAATGCCTTATTGAAATTGACGGCGGAGTTGATATTAATAATGCCGAGAAACTTTATAACACAGGTGCTGATATTCTTGTTGCCGGTAATGCTGTTTTTTCTGCATCAGATCCAAAGCAGATGATTAAAGATATTAGTGCTAAGAAAAAATAAGAAAATGAAATCCATTTCATTTTTCATTTTAGTTTTTTGCTTGTCTGTAATTAATTTATTTGCCCAACCTACTATTGGATTAATTCAAAATTCTGGTGGCACTTCTGACGGTTATACTCTTTTTTCGCCAACTGCTTACACACAATCATACCTTATTGATAATTGCGGAAAATTAGTTCACGAATGGAGTGGTTCGCATAATACAGGTTTAGCAACCTATCTTTCGTACAATGGAAATTTAATTAGAACAGGACTTGTTCCCGGATCATATTATGCTGTTGGCGGAAAAGGTGGTGCAATTGAAATTATTGACTGGAATGATAGTATTATATGGTCATATCAGTATTATGCAGCTACGTATTGTTTGCATCACGATATTTGCGAATTACCAAACGGTAACATTCTTGCATTAGCATGGGAAAGAAAAACTACAACTGCAGCAACTAATAGCGGAAGAGACCCTGCTTTACTCAGCGGTGATTTATGGTCGGAAAAAATAATTGAAATTCAACC is part of the Bacteroidia bacterium genome and harbors:
- a CDS encoding RNA polymerase sigma factor RpoD/SigA; this encodes MRQLKITRQVTNRDTPSLDKYLHEIGKVELITADEEVELARKIKLGDQKALTKLVNSNLRFVVSVSKQYQNQGLSLPDLINEGNLGLIKAALRFDETRGFKFISYAVWWIRQSILQALAEQARIVRLPLNKIGSINKINKSFSKLEQQYEREPTADEIATDLDIGQKEVKEFLKSSGRHVSMDAPLNSEDDGDMYDVLSSNDEELPDSDLISMSLRMEIERILTTLSPRESDIVRLYFGLSGKHAYSLEEIGEEFGLTRERVRQIKEKAIRRLKHTSKSKLLKSYLGN
- a CDS encoding ribulose-phosphate 3-epimerase, translating into MIAPSLLSANFTILNDEIKMLNQSYADWIHLDIMDGVFVPNITFGFPVIKQIKKIATKPLDVHLMIVQPERYLKEFKETGADILTVHYEASVHLHRTLEAIKALGMKAGVSLNPHSPVSLLNNVIEIADLVLLMSVNPGFGGQKFISETYQKISDTKELILKKNSKCLIEIDGGVDINNAEKLYNTGADILVAGNAVFSASDPKQMIKDISAKKK